The Pyrococcus horikoshii OT3 genome includes a window with the following:
- a CDS encoding ATPase domain-containing protein, with product MTKFGIEYFDKYILRGGFPNGSMILIVGEPGTGKTILSATYLYNGAKKFGEKGMYISLAETKWEFYKGMKQLGMDFEELENNGLFKFIDLVTVSKDAVEKEIELLMSEISSFHPKRIVIDSISVFTQLLGAEKTRIFLHTILGRFIKANDATALLIAEKPIGSKTIGYGVEEFVVDGVIILKYKSFGEVTRRVMEIPKMRRRKIERAEYEYVITKNGIEFLTIPELKISEKDYTSEKITTGIERLDEMLDGGIYKGSSVLIVGMTGTGKTTFSLHFAIANALQGRKVAYITFEEPIDQIIRSAKNYGMPIEEVLGRNLKIFAWVPESKTPVHTYIKIKEIIEEFKPEALIIDSLTALREHLDEKELTKMLRYLQLLTKEKRITTYFTFTEEAKFDVVPFTGASTMVDVIILLKYEIENEKIEKRLAIIKARGSNHSRKIHKYEITNRGVEIYE from the coding sequence GCCTGGAACTGGGAAAACAATACTTTCGGCCACTTATCTCTACAACGGTGCTAAAAAGTTTGGAGAGAAGGGAATGTATATCTCACTTGCGGAGACAAAGTGGGAATTCTATAAAGGCATGAAACAACTTGGAATGGACTTTGAAGAGCTTGAGAATAACGGACTCTTTAAATTTATTGATCTTGTAACGGTGAGTAAAGATGCTGTAGAAAAAGAAATCGAACTCTTAATGAGCGAAATATCAAGTTTTCATCCTAAAAGAATAGTTATCGATTCAATAAGTGTATTTACTCAGCTTTTAGGTGCTGAAAAGACCAGAATATTCCTGCACACGATCCTTGGTAGATTTATAAAAGCCAATGATGCAACGGCACTCTTAATTGCTGAAAAACCTATAGGAAGTAAAACGATTGGGTATGGAGTTGAAGAATTCGTTGTCGATGGAGTAATAATATTGAAGTATAAATCCTTTGGAGAAGTGACAAGAAGGGTAATGGAAATTCCAAAAATGAGAAGGAGAAAAATTGAAAGAGCTGAGTACGAATATGTAATAACTAAAAATGGAATAGAGTTCCTGACGATTCCTGAACTCAAGATAAGCGAGAAGGATTATACATCTGAAAAGATTACAACCGGAATAGAAAGGCTCGATGAGATGCTTGATGGAGGAATATACAAAGGTTCAAGCGTTCTTATAGTTGGTATGACTGGGACTGGAAAAACAACCTTCTCCCTTCACTTCGCCATAGCAAACGCACTCCAAGGAAGAAAGGTTGCTTATATCACTTTTGAGGAACCAATAGATCAGATAATAAGATCTGCTAAAAACTACGGGATGCCAATCGAGGAAGTTTTAGGAAGGAATCTCAAAATCTTTGCATGGGTGCCTGAAAGTAAAACGCCGGTACATACTTACATAAAGATCAAAGAGATAATAGAAGAATTTAAGCCAGAGGCGTTGATAATAGATAGTCTAACGGCTTTAAGAGAGCACTTAGATGAAAAAGAACTAACAAAAATGTTAAGATATCTCCAACTCCTAACAAAGGAAAAGAGGATCACAACTTATTTCACGTTTACTGAGGAGGCTAAGTTTGACGTTGTTCCATTTACGGGAGCTAGCACGATGGTTGATGTCATAATACTACTCAAGTATGAGATAGAAAATGAAAAAATAGAGAAAAGGCTAGCGATTATAAAAGCGAGAGGCTCCAATCACTCAAGAAAAATACACAAGTATGAGATCACGAATAGAGGGGTGGAAATTTATGAGTAA